Proteins encoded within one genomic window of Bemisia tabaci chromosome 2, PGI_BMITA_v3:
- the LOC109033720 gene encoding LOW QUALITY PROTEIN: uncharacterized protein (The sequence of the model RefSeq protein was modified relative to this genomic sequence to represent the inferred CDS: inserted 1 base in 1 codon; deleted 2 bases in 1 codon), translating to MNVKFKGWLVYVYLLQQFLTGYASEYQVIFSSNAPAIVGSTVTFTADLFKNNERPSGKFYYHFFDNFHPPNSFRNETTSTTVHWNITYSGRERVGNYTATVIVESSIIFGAIKRKICTNETTFEITRQLNGNIDLAQNGTHRQKFVSTAVAVDHHVELTAPDHNFIKNATSLLTFWFIDCIYYGMTSNLEPFSFNYTKPDTKHHLETITIADFSPLPPTTVAPPTTTPSPTTSTTTSTTTTTVTVPTVPPVTTPVTTEKTTTSKIVHEVRRRSSDDASHYPDPTAINHADSYVAINSSSGSNRTIIEINTNEIAELPHSTFSPSQKIDLSENINPTSSNVTSTVAPSAANGSATAIPIRYKELRNYFPNISLTNSCIKPSDVIVGLNKTYAFTSQTFKTVAPISNIEVTGAKWLQEQEVLNITVLCNGSAVIKYCIQIVNGLYNVTGNESCYSYKTLPTCHFLFTHWFGQNPSPVHTLLIIIENEVTKQVKPVAINMYHAVKQPQLSVIVVPIVASAVAVIIIVFGISYYIQSKQRYQIEVADFDFSHASDMEYKTFRERLREAITTAINRTQDFSDQDSSTXKLASSECPSRKYGSMPEPENPS from the exons ATGAATGTTAAGTTTAAAGGTTGGCTTGTATACGTTTATTTGCTGCAGCAGTTTTTAACAG GTTACGCCAGTGAGTATCAAGTAATTTTCTCGAGTAATGCGCCCGCTATTGTTGGATCTACAGTGACGTTTACCGCCGATCTGTTCAAGAATAATGAACGCCCCTCCGGAAAGTTCTACTATCATTTTTTTGACAACTTCCATCCTCCAAATTCGTTTCGC aatgaaACGACAAGCACAACAGTTCACTGGAACATAACTTACAGTGGAAGGGAAAGAGTGGGAAATTACACAGCCACGGTAATTGTGGAAAGCTCAATCATTTTCGGAGCAATCAAGAGGAAAATTTGCACTAATGAGACTACTTTTGAAATAACCA GGCAATTGAATGGAAACATTGACCTGGCACAGAATGGAACACATCGACAGAAGTTTGTGTCAACTGCAGTTGCTGTTGATCACCACGTGGAACTTACCGCCCCCGACCACAACTTCATTAAAAATGCCACATCATTGCTGACTTTCTGGTTCATTGACTGCATTTATTATGGCATGACCTCTAACTTGGAGCCTTTCAGTTTCAACTATACTAAACCAGATACCAAACACCATCTAGAGACAATAACAATAGCTGATTTCTCGCCATTGCCACCCACAACTGTAGCGCCCCCCACTACGACTCCTTCACCAACTACGTCCACAACAACGTCAACTACCACAACAACTGTAACAGTGCCTACAGTTCCACCTGTAACGACTCCCGTAACAACTGAAAAGACAACCACATCTAAAATAGTTCATGAAGTTAGGAGAAGGTCATCAGATGATGCTTCTCATTATCCTGATCCAACTGCGATAAACCATGCAGACTCTTATGTTGCTATCAATTCCTCTTCTGGCTCCAACAGAACAATCATAGAAATAAATACCAATGAAATAGCTGAATTACCACACAGTACTTTCAGTCCGtctcaaaaaattgatttgagtGAAAACATCAATCCCACTTCAAGTAATGTTACCTCGACTGTTGCTCCTAGTGCAGCCAATGGCTCAGCTACTGCTATTCCAATTAGATACAAGGAGTTAAGAAACTACTTCCCAAACATCAGTctcacaaatagttgtatcaagccATCGGATGTGATAGTAGGACTTAATAAAACTTACGCTTTCACATCTCAGACCTTTAAGACTGTAG CTCCTATTTCAAACATTGAAGTAACTGGAGCCAAATGGTTGCAAGAGCAGGAAGTCTTAAATATAACG GTGCTTTGCAATGGATCTGCTGTGATAAAGTACTGCATTCAAATCGTGAATGGGCTGTATAACGTGACAGGAAATGAGTCTTGTTACTCATATAAAACATTGCCGACATGTCACTTCCTTTTCACGCACTGGTTTGGTCAAAACCCTTCTCCTGTGCACACGCTTTTAATCATCATTGAAAATGAGGTTACGAAGCAAGTGAAGCCTGTTGCAATCAACATGTATCACG CCGTCAAGCAACCACAACTCTCTGTGATCGTTGTTCCTATCGTTGCTAGTGCCGTTGCTGTAATTATCATTGTGTTTGGTATCTCTTACTACATTCAGAGTAAACAAAG GTATCAAATTGAAGTTGCAGATTTTGACTTTTCGCATGCAAGTGATATGGAGTATAAGACATTCCGAGAAAGGTTGCGAGAAGCAATAACT ACTGCAATCAACCGAACGCAAGACTTCAGTGATCAGGATAGCTCTA TCAAGTTGGCCTCCTCCGAGTGTCCGAGTCGTAAGTACGGAAGTATGCCAGAACCTGAAAATCCATCTTAA
- the LOC109033721 gene encoding abasic site processing protein HMCES isoform X1 yields the protein MCGRTACNLCREDYQKATAYKDGGKYQKPVWNDVGNDGLTFKPSNNIAPTDVTPILLSGNHFDELSNHSRVLTPMVWGMIPPWHKGSFKSHGLSTNNCRIETLLSSKLYNAPLRSGKRCVVLCEGFYEWQTTKGKSNKQPYFIYMPQNDSVKVELRQNWTHANWNEEEGWTGPRLVHFAGLFNKWTAESGESVYSYTIITMESNKTLSWLHHRMPAILDTEQAVKDWLDFENVSTEEAMQILKPIQKLVWHPVSTIVNNSRNKDEECNKPLSTKSSSEKSKGATLMSNWLKRGQKKEDKEEKHDGSDGETPEKKKK from the exons ATGTGTGGAAGAACTGCATG TAACCTGTGCCGTGAAGATTATCAAAAAGCGACCGCATACAAAGATGGAGGAAAATATCAAAAACCAGTTTGGAATGACGTCGGAAACGATGGACTCACATTCAAGCCATCGAATAACATTGCACCCACAGATGTTACTCCCATCCTTCTCTCTGGAAATCATTTTGATGAGCTGAGCAATCATTCACGAGTGTTAACACCAATGGTGTGGGGCATGATTCCTCCATGGCACAAA ggTTCGTTCAAATCTCACGGCCTTTCAACAAACAACTGCAGGATAGAAACATTATTGTCCTCAAAATTATACAATGCACCTCTCCGAAGCGGAAAGCGTTGCGTTGTTTTGTGTGAAGGATTCTACGAGTGGCAAACCACCAAGGGAAAAAGCAATAAACAGCCATATTTCATTTATATGCCCCAGAACGATAGT GTCAAAGTTGAACTACGTCAAAATTGGACTCATGCTAACTGGAATGAAGAAGAAGGCTGGACAGGTCCACGACTAGTTCATTTTGCAGGGCTTTTTAACAAATGGACAGCAGAATCG GGTGAATCAGTTTATAGCTACACCATCATCACAATGGAATCAAATAAAACTCTCTCTTGGTTGCATCACCGAATGCCTGCAATCTTAGATACAGAACAAGCAGTCAAA GACTGGctggattttgaaaatgtgtcAACAGAAGAAGCAATGCAAATCTTGAAACCCATTCAAAAATTAGTTTGGCATCCTGTATCAACTATTGTCAACAATTCGCGGAACAAAGATGAAGAATGTAACAAACCTCTTTCTACTAAGTCATCCAG tgaaaaatccaAAGGAGCAACTTTAATGAGCAATTGGCTGAAAAGAgggcaaaaaaaagaagacaaggAAGAGAAGCATGATGGATCAGATGGAGAAACTccggagaagaaaaaaaaataa
- the LOC109033721 gene encoding abasic site processing protein HMCES isoform X2: MVWGMIPPWHKGSFKSHGLSTNNCRIETLLSSKLYNAPLRSGKRCVVLCEGFYEWQTTKGKSNKQPYFIYMPQNDSVKVELRQNWTHANWNEEEGWTGPRLVHFAGLFNKWTAESGESVYSYTIITMESNKTLSWLHHRMPAILDTEQAVKDWLDFENVSTEEAMQILKPIQKLVWHPVSTIVNNSRNKDEECNKPLSTKSSSEKSKGATLMSNWLKRGQKKEDKEEKHDGSDGETPEKKKK; the protein is encoded by the exons ATGGTGTGGGGCATGATTCCTCCATGGCACAAA ggTTCGTTCAAATCTCACGGCCTTTCAACAAACAACTGCAGGATAGAAACATTATTGTCCTCAAAATTATACAATGCACCTCTCCGAAGCGGAAAGCGTTGCGTTGTTTTGTGTGAAGGATTCTACGAGTGGCAAACCACCAAGGGAAAAAGCAATAAACAGCCATATTTCATTTATATGCCCCAGAACGATAGT GTCAAAGTTGAACTACGTCAAAATTGGACTCATGCTAACTGGAATGAAGAAGAAGGCTGGACAGGTCCACGACTAGTTCATTTTGCAGGGCTTTTTAACAAATGGACAGCAGAATCG GGTGAATCAGTTTATAGCTACACCATCATCACAATGGAATCAAATAAAACTCTCTCTTGGTTGCATCACCGAATGCCTGCAATCTTAGATACAGAACAAGCAGTCAAA GACTGGctggattttgaaaatgtgtcAACAGAAGAAGCAATGCAAATCTTGAAACCCATTCAAAAATTAGTTTGGCATCCTGTATCAACTATTGTCAACAATTCGCGGAACAAAGATGAAGAATGTAACAAACCTCTTTCTACTAAGTCATCCAG tgaaaaatccaAAGGAGCAACTTTAATGAGCAATTGGCTGAAAAGAgggcaaaaaaaagaagacaaggAAGAGAAGCATGATGGATCAGATGGAGAAACTccggagaagaaaaaaaaataa